In Gammaproteobacteria bacterium, a single genomic region encodes these proteins:
- a CDS encoding phosphoglycolate phosphatase — protein sequence MSILPLRVKAVLFDLDGTLVDSAPDLARAVNNMLKELGRAEQPLAQIIDWVGNGMPRLVKRVLTSEMGGEPEPSLFEQALALFKKHYAANLVVHTRPFPGTIETLEQLSARGYALACVTNKAERFTLPLLAQLDLAKYFGLVVAGDTVPALKPDPAPLQYACRHFDIPPAQATLIGDSANDVMAARAAGMPAIAVTYGYNHGQDVRELNPDLVVDSLAEVPQYLRLWTA from the coding sequence TTGTCGATTCTCCCGCTACGCGTAAAAGCTGTTCTTTTCGATCTCGACGGCACGCTCGTCGACAGCGCGCCGGATTTGGCGCGCGCGGTCAACAACATGCTGAAGGAATTGGGGCGCGCCGAACAACCGCTGGCGCAAATCATCGATTGGGTCGGCAATGGCATGCCGCGCTTGGTCAAGCGCGTGTTGACCAGCGAGATGGGTGGCGAACCGGAACCGTCGTTGTTCGAGCAGGCGCTGGCGTTGTTCAAGAAACATTACGCGGCCAATCTCGTTGTCCACACGCGGCCGTTCCCAGGAACGATCGAGACGCTCGAGCAATTATCGGCGCGCGGGTATGCGCTGGCGTGCGTGACCAACAAGGCGGAACGGTTTACTTTGCCGTTGTTGGCGCAGTTGGATTTGGCGAAATATTTCGGTCTGGTGGTCGCCGGCGATACGGTGCCGGCGCTCAAGCCCGACCCGGCGCCGCTGCAGTACGCCTGCCGCCATTTCGACATTCCCCCGGCACAGGCGACGTTGATCGGCGACTCGGCGAACGATGTAATGGCAGCACGTGCCGCCGGTATGCCTGCCATCGCCGTGACCTACGGCTACAACCACGGCCAGGACGTACGCGAGCTCAATCCCGATTTAGTGGTTGATTCACTCGCCGAAGTGCCCCAATATCTACGCCTATGGACCGCATGA